The following coding sequences are from one Triticum dicoccoides isolate Atlit2015 ecotype Zavitan chromosome 4A, WEW_v2.0, whole genome shotgun sequence window:
- the LOC119285177 gene encoding J domain-containing protein spf31-like yields the protein MGSSEADDDQLLKSFLAEVSEAERDNEVLRILGCFKLNPFEHLKLSFDSSVDEVKKQYRKLSLLVHPDKCKHPQAQEAFGALAKAQQLLLDPQERGYILDQVTSAKEELRAKRKKELRKDSASKIKSQVDEGKYEEQFERSDEFQKQLIIKVREILTDKEWRRRKMQMRISEEEGRLKKDEEETKEMWKRKREHEEKWEETRDQRVSSWRDFMKTGKKARKGELKPPRLKTEDPNKSYVQRPVKRG from the exons ATGGGGTCGTCGGAGGCCGACGACGACCAGCTCCTCAAGAGCTTCCTGGCCGAGGTCAGCGAGGCCGAGCGCGACAACGAAGTCCTCAG GATACTTGGTTGCTTCAAGTTAAACCCTTTTGAGCATCTTAAGTTGTCTTTTGATTCTTctgtggatgaggtgaagaagcaaTATAGGAAG TTGTCACTGTTGGTCCATCCTGACAAGTGCAAGCATCCACAAGCACAAGAAGCTTTTGGAG CCCTGGCAAAAGCACAGCAGCTCCTACTTGATCCACAGGAAAGAGGGTACATTCTTGATCAAGTTACTTCTGCAAAAG AAGAACTGAGGGCAAAAAGGAAAAAAGAGTTGAGGAAAGATAGTGCATCCAAGATAAAATCCCAAGTAGATGAG GGGAAGTATGAAGAACAGTTTGAAAGATCGGACGAATTTCAGAAGCAGCTAATAATTAAAGTTCGTGAGATTTTGACAGACAAAGAATGGCGTAGGAGGAAAATGCAGATGAGG AtatcagaggaagaaggaagactGAAGAAGGACGAGGAGGAAACAAAAGAAATGTGGAAGAGGAAGAGAGAGCATGAAGAGAAGTGGGAGGAGACGAGAGACCAGCGA GTCTCTAGCTGGAGGGATTTCATGAAGACAGGAAAGAAG GCACGGAAAGGAGAGCTCAAACCTCCAAGGCTCAAGACTGAAGACCCGAACAAATCTTATGTTCAGAGGCCAGTAAAGCGTGGTTAA